Below is a genomic region from Desulfurellaceae bacterium.
CGTTGATATTGCGCGTACCGATTTCGTGCGACAGCGAGCGGGTAAAGGCGATGATGGCGGCTTTGGCCGCACAGTAATGGCTGAGTCCCGGTGCGCCCTTATAGGCCAGTTGGGAGGCGGTGCTGATAATCCTGCCGGAGTTCTGCCGATACATCAGGGGCAGCACCAGACGGGTGCACAGAAAGACGCTGCGCAGGTTGACGGCCAGCATCTCATCCCACATGGCGACCGACATCTGCTCGACCAGGCTGGCCGTGCCGATCCCGGCATTATTGACCAGGATATCGATCCGTCCGTAGGTCTGGACGCTGGTGTCGATCAGACCCTGGACCTGCTCTTCCTGGGACACGTCGGCGCGGACGGCGATCACCCGCCGGCCTGTGGCGGCAATCTCCTCCTGGACGTGGGTGACGTTTTGCAGCTGGCTGCCGTCGGGGTAGTTGAGGACCAGGTCGGCGCCCTGCTCGGCAAAGGCCAGGGCGACCGTCTTGCCGATGCCGCTGCTGGAGCCGGTGACCAGGGCGATCTTGTTGTCGAGCTTGCCCATCGTATCTCTCTCCTCAGGCCGCCCGCTTCTTGACCCCATTGGCGGCCCAGTTGTCCGGCAGGCTGGGCGGCGTGGGCGGCTCCAGACCGGTCTCGTGTTTGCAGCGGGCCAGCAGCTCGGACAGCGGCGGACCGAAGTCAAAGGTGGGGCGCTCGCCCCGCTCCTCGGCCAGCTGTTCACGCAGCCGACGGCTGGCGTCCTGATCGACCTGGCCGGTGTCCGGGTCAAGCACGACCCCGTAGTCGCGCCGCGCCTTGTCAGCCGACACCAGCTCCCGGGCCACATCGCTGCGGACCTTCTCGGCCTCGCGCTGCAGCGGGTCTCCCCAGCCGCCGGCGCCGGCCGTCTGATAGATCAGCTGGTCGCCCGGCTCGACCTTGATCTGGTCGCACTTGGAGGGCAGGACCTCCCGGCTGCCGTCGGTCCGAATCAGAATCTTGGTCGACCGCATGCCCGGCTTGCCGCCCAGGATGCCCCACGGCGGGGTCAGCCAGCGGTCGTCGTGAATGGCGATCTCGCCGGGTTCCAGAAAGGTATACCATTTGTCGATGCCGTTGCCGCCGCGGTGCAGGCCGGCGCCGCCGGAATCCATCACCGAGGCGTAGCGATCCACCCGCAGCGGGCAGTAGCTCTCCAGATACTCGGTCGGGATATTGGTGAACAG
It encodes:
- a CDS encoding 3-oxoacyl-ACP reductase FabG, translating into MGKLDNKIALVTGSSSGIGKTVALAFAEQGADLVLNYPDGSQLQNVTHVQEEIAATGRRVIAVRADVSQEEQVQGLIDTSVQTYGRIDILVNNAGIGTASLVEQMSVAMWDEMLAVNLRSVFLCTRLVLPLMYRQNSGRIISTASQLAYKGAPGLSHYCAAKAAIIAFTRSLSHEIGTRNINANCVAPGATHTPLVEGLKKEAIEAIRAAIPKGRLATVDEIAPTYVFLASDESRHFVGQCLSPNGGDVML